In Corynebacterium endometrii, one DNA window encodes the following:
- a CDS encoding phage antirepressor KilAC domain-containing protein produces MSYYDLVLQSDSLITTTEIAKDYGLSAKKLNLLLHDAGVQFNVVTVGCCPDCGLLRKAFLHLCVFGRCN; encoded by the coding sequence GTGTCCTACTACGATCTGGTGCTCCAGTCAGATTCGCTGATCACAACCACGGAGATTGCCAAGGACTATGGCTTGTCGGCAAAGAAGCTGAACTTGCTGCTGCACGACGCCGGGGTGCAGTTCAATGTGGTGACGGTGGGGTGCTGTCCGGATTGTGGACTACTCAGAAAGGCGTTTCTTCACCTCTGCGTCTTTGGACGCTGCAACTAG
- a CDS encoding MFS transporter — protein MSTAAAPSSTTTYKGNDALLIGIVLSVSTFWLFAQTASINGPLMINDLGINAELFNAGVSAAGVACGIIIAVAGTIADRNGHVRFVIIGNIINIIGSVLVGAAMGGAASVMLMVGRVLQGFAAGFIMPATLSMIRFFWEGKERQRAISMWSLGSFGSSSLAAAFGGLLATTPLGWRGVFFLGAIVSVIGILLVRRAPETETPRSGLKGLDWPGIALFTVAVAILFIVITQASMFNWGGLTPWLLIALVIAVAAVLIPVERKKDAPFVDFKLFGNRQFSGAVFANLLINTAAGGLVISGWTLQFGYGLSSGTAGAVTIGFAIAIFLTLRIGEKLIAIVGVRTPMLIGAGLVCLAMLIGMGTFLEKTPYLITVAIASVFLGLGLAIFATPTTDAALSALPPHQAGVGSGFYKMASALGNGFGIAVAVAVFNSQREGGAFGEFFGNIFTFAEVGDVAARQAGLAAMTVSFILGLLAVILVAVLVPRKAKSSLDAS, from the coding sequence GTGAGCACCGCAGCCGCGCCTTCTTCAACTACCACGTATAAGGGCAATGACGCCCTGCTGATCGGTATCGTCCTTAGCGTTTCCACGTTCTGGCTCTTCGCCCAGACCGCAAGTATTAACGGCCCGTTGATGATCAACGACCTTGGCATCAACGCCGAGCTGTTTAACGCCGGAGTATCCGCCGCCGGCGTCGCCTGCGGCATCATCATCGCCGTGGCCGGCACCATCGCGGACCGCAACGGCCACGTCCGCTTCGTGATCATCGGCAACATCATCAACATCATCGGCTCGGTCCTGGTGGGCGCGGCGATGGGCGGGGCCGCCAGCGTGATGCTCATGGTCGGACGCGTGCTCCAGGGCTTTGCGGCCGGCTTCATCATGCCCGCTACCTTAAGTATGATTCGCTTCTTCTGGGAAGGAAAGGAGCGCCAGCGCGCCATTTCGATGTGGTCGCTGGGTAGCTTCGGTTCCTCCAGCCTCGCCGCCGCCTTCGGCGGTTTGCTGGCAACCACCCCACTCGGCTGGCGCGGCGTGTTCTTCCTCGGCGCAATAGTCTCCGTCATTGGTATCCTGCTGGTTCGCCGCGCGCCTGAGACTGAGACCCCACGCAGCGGCCTCAAGGGGCTGGACTGGCCCGGCATCGCGCTCTTTACCGTCGCCGTGGCCATCCTGTTTATCGTCATCACCCAGGCCAGCATGTTTAATTGGGGCGGCCTGACCCCATGGCTACTCATCGCCCTCGTCATCGCTGTAGCGGCCGTTCTGATTCCGGTCGAGCGCAAGAAGGACGCCCCATTCGTAGACTTCAAGCTCTTTGGCAACCGCCAGTTCAGCGGCGCGGTATTCGCCAACCTGCTGATTAACACCGCCGCCGGCGGCCTGGTGATTTCCGGCTGGACCCTGCAATTCGGCTACGGCCTAAGCAGCGGCACCGCGGGCGCAGTGACCATCGGTTTTGCCATCGCCATCTTCCTTACCCTGCGCATCGGCGAGAAGCTCATCGCCATCGTCGGCGTACGCACCCCCATGCTCATCGGCGCCGGGCTGGTGTGCTTGGCGATGCTCATCGGCATGGGCACCTTCCTAGAGAAGACCCCTTACCTCATTACCGTCGCAATCGCCTCGGTCTTCCTGGGCTTGGGCCTGGCCATCTTCGCCACCCCAACCACTGACGCCGCGCTTTCAGCCCTGCCGCCGCACCAGGCCGGCGTTGGCTCCGGCTTCTACAAGATGGCCTCCGCGCTGGGCAATGGCTTCGGCATCGCCGTAGCCGTGGCGGTGTTTAACTCCCAGCGTGAGGGTGGCGCCTTTGGCGAGTTCTTCGGAAACATCTTCACGTTCGCCGAGGTAGGCGACGTTGCCGCCCGCCAGGCGGGCCTTGCGGCCATGACCGTCAGCTTCATACTCGGCCTCCTCGCCGTGATTCTGGTCGCGGTCCTGGTACCGCGCAAGGCCAAGTCCTCGCTCGACGCGTCTTAG
- a CDS encoding BRO-N domain-containing protein, protein MATRDLQVFTNDAFGTIRTVEHEDKVNFCGRDVATALGYKDPVSAIKQHGRGVAFHHPITDALGRTQEARFITEGDLYRLIFSSKLPAAQDFEAWVVDEVLPTIRRHGVYAIDELLGNDEFLE, encoded by the coding sequence ATGGCTACAAGAGATCTTCAGGTATTCACCAACGATGCCTTTGGAACGATCCGAACCGTCGAACATGAGGACAAGGTGAACTTCTGTGGCCGTGATGTGGCCACCGCCTTGGGATACAAAGATCCAGTTAGCGCCATCAAGCAGCACGGACGTGGGGTGGCGTTTCACCACCCCATCACCGATGCGCTCGGACGCACTCAAGAAGCCCGGTTCATCACCGAAGGTGACCTGTACCGGCTCATCTTCTCCTCCAAGCTCCCCGCAGCCCAGGACTTCGAAGCCTGGGTTGTCGACGAGGTTCTACCGACCATTCGCCGTCATGGTGTCTACGCCATCGACGAACTTTTGGGCAACGATGAGTTCCTCGAGTAG
- a CDS encoding M20 metallopeptidase family protein, giving the protein MTTTDLSSLQQQIDQAAEQIAEEVIAWRHHLHENPELSNREVETEAYIVEQLKGIGIGEEDITTGVGGHGVVAYIRGGADGDEDKKTVLLRADTDALPVKEDSGESFASTKVDKDYPGGPFPIAHACGHDTHVAMLLGASKILFDMRDSIHGDIMLVFQPAEEGPPQGEPGGADHMVAHMTEQGFFEPKPTMAFGIHIGAGPVGAIGYSVGVQNAASETVKITVTGQQVHASTPWQGIDPMPAVGDILSNIGQIYRQVDVKERFAISLGHIVDQGRFNIVGNQVEIWGTVRSVDDSVLDDINKRIERYVGHLAEAHGCKGEVEFLDQIPPVVNTPEWVEAVLPVYKHVAGDNPVSEIPVSMGYDDVSEFIARFGGVYALLGGQDVRYNADGSVELTHESSRGLVPNHSPKFYVNDDALAYGVRLHAHIAVGHLMGDVNSADKGVDK; this is encoded by the coding sequence ATGACCACAACTGATTTGAGTAGCTTGCAGCAACAGATTGACCAGGCCGCGGAGCAAATCGCAGAAGAGGTCATCGCCTGGCGCCACCACCTCCACGAGAACCCGGAGCTATCCAACCGCGAGGTGGAAACGGAAGCCTACATCGTAGAACAGCTCAAGGGCATCGGCATCGGCGAGGAGGACATCACCACCGGCGTCGGCGGTCACGGCGTTGTGGCCTACATCCGCGGCGGCGCAGACGGTGATGAGGACAAGAAGACCGTCCTCCTGCGCGCCGATACGGACGCTTTGCCGGTCAAGGAGGACTCCGGCGAATCCTTCGCCTCCACCAAGGTGGATAAGGATTACCCGGGCGGCCCCTTCCCCATCGCGCACGCGTGCGGCCATGACACCCACGTGGCCATGCTGCTGGGCGCGTCAAAGATCCTGTTTGACATGCGTGATTCCATCCACGGCGATATCATGCTGGTCTTCCAGCCCGCCGAGGAGGGCCCACCGCAGGGCGAGCCGGGCGGCGCGGACCACATGGTCGCGCACATGACGGAGCAAGGCTTTTTCGAACCGAAGCCAACCATGGCCTTCGGCATCCACATCGGCGCCGGCCCAGTTGGTGCCATCGGTTACTCTGTCGGCGTCCAAAACGCCGCGTCTGAAACCGTCAAGATCACCGTCACGGGCCAGCAGGTTCACGCCTCTACCCCTTGGCAGGGCATCGACCCAATGCCGGCGGTGGGTGACATCCTCAGCAACATCGGGCAGATCTACCGCCAGGTAGACGTCAAGGAGCGCTTCGCCATTTCGCTGGGCCACATCGTGGACCAGGGCCGCTTCAACATCGTGGGCAACCAGGTGGAGATTTGGGGCACGGTGCGTTCCGTGGATGATTCGGTTCTTGATGACATCAATAAGCGCATCGAGCGTTACGTCGGCCACCTGGCCGAGGCCCACGGCTGCAAGGGCGAGGTGGAGTTCCTCGACCAGATTCCGCCCGTGGTCAACACCCCTGAGTGGGTCGAGGCGGTGCTTCCGGTGTACAAGCATGTGGCCGGCGACAATCCGGTCTCTGAGATTCCGGTCAGCATGGGTTATGACGATGTCTCAGAGTTCATCGCCCGCTTCGGCGGCGTCTACGCCCTGCTGGGCGGCCAAGACGTCCGCTACAACGCAGACGGCAGCGTTGAACTGACCCATGAATCCAGCCGCGGATTGGTACCAAACCACAGCCCGAAGTTCTACGTCAATGACGATGCGCTTGCGTACGGCGTGCGCCTACACGCACACATCGCCGTCGGCCACCTCATGGGTGACGTGAATTCCGCAGACAAGGGCGTGGATAAGTAA
- a CDS encoding VIT1/CCC1 transporter family protein, with protein MTQTLVDHAEARDSRHHARLNSLRAGVLGANDGIVSVAALLLGVIGSGASAHTIVISGLAATVAGAVSMALGEYVSVSAQRDTEEVLIAKERAELRDFPVKEHRALAGILQEYGMSAETADRAALEMEQGDTLAAHLQLKLGIDSEDLTSPWAAAVCSAASFVVGALLPLLTAYFAPEGSAAAMVAAVTIMTLALTGLASATLAGTNRARSVLRLVVGGALGLAVTFGVGALFGTTV; from the coding sequence ATGACTCAAACACTCGTAGATCACGCCGAAGCCCGCGACTCCCGCCATCACGCGCGCCTGAACTCGCTGCGCGCCGGCGTGCTGGGCGCCAATGACGGAATCGTGTCCGTCGCGGCTTTGCTTTTGGGCGTGATTGGTTCCGGGGCCAGTGCCCACACCATCGTGATTTCCGGCCTGGCCGCAACGGTTGCGGGCGCGGTGTCCATGGCGCTGGGGGAATACGTCTCCGTGTCCGCGCAAAGGGACACGGAGGAAGTACTGATTGCCAAAGAGCGGGCCGAGCTTCGCGATTTCCCGGTTAAGGAGCACCGTGCGCTAGCCGGAATCCTGCAAGAATATGGGATGAGCGCGGAGACCGCGGATAGGGCTGCGCTTGAGATGGAGCAGGGCGATACCCTTGCGGCGCACCTGCAATTGAAATTGGGCATCGACTCCGAAGATCTGACCAGCCCATGGGCGGCCGCGGTGTGCTCCGCCGCGTCGTTTGTGGTTGGCGCCCTCCTCCCGCTACTGACCGCATACTTCGCCCCGGAAGGAAGCGCGGCCGCCATGGTCGCGGCGGTGACCATCATGACCCTAGCGCTGACGGGGTTAGCGTCCGCGACGCTTGCCGGTACCAACCGCGCAAGGTCCGTGTTGCGCCTCGTCGTGGGCGGGGCGCTGGGCCTTGCCGTGACCTTCGGCGTGGGCGCGCTTTTCGGCACCACGGTCTAA
- the gltB gene encoding glutamate synthase large subunit — MALEKQGLYSPDYEHDACGVAFVADMYGRASRDIVDKGIQALINLDHRGAAGAEPNTGDGAGILIQVPDAFCREVAQESGFELPAAGAYATGIAFLPRKRMAMLDAKREIEAIAEEEGATVLGWREVPVDPSDLGEMAKEAMPTFQQIFLTAEGKTGIDLDRVMFFVRKRCERELGTKNGEDTIYFPSLSARTMVYKGMLTTPQLADFYADLRDPRMESALAVVHSRFSTNTFPSWPLAHPFRMVAHNGEINTVKGNENWMRAREALIQSELLGPLDRVLPICESSGSDTAVFDEALELLHLGGRSLPHAVMMMIPQAWEHQDNIDPQLRDFYEYHSCLMEPWDGPAAVAFTDGTLIGAVLDRNGLRPGRIWITDDGLVVMASEAGVLDIDPAKVVKRTRVRPGRMFLVDTENGRIVEDDEIKQRLATAHPYGEWIRDNFVHIEDLPQTRYEYMPHNRAVLRQRTFGITEEDVDLIIRPMALTGAEAIGSMGSDTPIAALSARPRMIYDFFAQRFAQVTNPPLDSIREKNITSMFTLLGAQSDVLNPDETAARRLHLDGPIIDNHQLATLIHANDEGKAENFGAAVISGLYPVAHHGKGMREAIARVRREVSAAIADGKTLIVLSDRDSDERFAPIPSLLLTSAVHQHLVAERTRTRASLVIESGDAREVHHLAMLVGFGADAINPYMAFETIDELLMKGQLGELTLDQACANYISAATTGILKVMSKMGIAAVSSYRGAQLADCTGLHQDLLDEYFGGIDSPISGMHLEDIAADVEARHRSAFLPRPEENAHRDLELGGEYKWRREGEFHLFNPETIFKLQHATKTGQYAIFKDYTRAVNDQSKRLATIRGMFEFVPDRPPISIDEVESVADIVKRFSTGAMSYGSISAEAHEVLAIAMNRLGGMSNSGEGGEDAKRFQVESNGDWKRSAIKQVASGRFGVTSHYLNNCTDIQIKMAQGAKPGEGGQLPPNKVYPWVAEVRITTPGVGLISPPPHHDIYSIEDLAQLIHDLKCANPDARIHVKLVAERGIGAVAAGVSKAHADVVLVSGHDGGTGASPLTSLKHAGGPWELGLAETQQTLLLNGLRDRIRVQADGQLKTGRDVIIAALLGAEEYGFATAPLVVEGCVMMRVCHLDTCPVGIATQNPELRKKFTGRAEHVVNFFTFIAEEVREYLAQLGFRSLDEAIGQAQVLRQNKEVGHDRAQNLDLSPIFERVESPHFRNQNLRQTKEQIHGLEKNLDNKIIAAAQLTIDAAAAKNSANAPTWMAGGENPSISLEYPITNVNRSVGTMVGSRVTRAAGAAGLPEDTLNLTFRGSAGNSFGAFVPRGMTMDLVGDANDFVGKGLSGGRIIVRPDEKAPRQLKQNPDIIAGNVTAYGATSGELFIRGTVGERFCVRNSGATAVVEGVGNHGCEYMTGGKVVILGEIGENFGAGMSGGIAYVLRTEGIEKRLNKDVANGIEELEDSDVEFLSKAIAEHIARTGSTTTATPADMVKIVPAPYRRVLDVIEAARAEGRDENEAIMEAVK, encoded by the coding sequence ATGGCCTTAGAAAAGCAGGGACTTTACAGTCCCGATTATGAACACGACGCATGTGGCGTTGCCTTTGTCGCAGACATGTACGGGCGCGCCTCCCGCGACATTGTGGACAAGGGCATCCAGGCGCTCATTAACCTCGACCACCGCGGCGCGGCGGGCGCCGAGCCCAACACCGGTGACGGCGCAGGCATCCTCATACAGGTGCCGGACGCGTTTTGCCGCGAGGTAGCCCAGGAAAGCGGCTTTGAACTCCCCGCGGCCGGCGCGTACGCCACCGGTATCGCATTTTTGCCCCGCAAGCGCATGGCCATGCTGGACGCCAAGCGTGAGATTGAGGCCATCGCCGAGGAAGAGGGCGCAACCGTCCTCGGATGGCGCGAGGTTCCCGTGGACCCCTCTGACTTGGGCGAGATGGCCAAGGAGGCCATGCCAACCTTCCAGCAAATCTTTTTAACCGCCGAGGGCAAGACCGGCATTGATTTGGACCGCGTCATGTTCTTCGTCCGCAAGCGCTGCGAACGCGAGCTGGGCACCAAAAACGGCGAGGACACCATCTATTTCCCGTCCCTATCCGCGCGCACGATGGTCTACAAGGGCATGCTGACCACCCCGCAACTGGCGGACTTCTACGCGGATCTGCGCGACCCACGCATGGAATCCGCCCTCGCGGTGGTCCACTCCCGCTTCTCCACCAACACGTTCCCCTCCTGGCCGCTGGCCCACCCCTTCCGCATGGTGGCCCACAACGGTGAGATCAATACGGTCAAGGGCAACGAGAACTGGATGCGTGCCCGTGAGGCGCTCATCCAGTCTGAGCTGCTGGGCCCGCTGGACCGCGTATTGCCCATTTGTGAGTCCTCCGGTTCGGATACCGCGGTATTCGATGAGGCCTTAGAGCTGCTCCACCTGGGCGGGCGCAGCCTGCCGCATGCGGTCATGATGATGATTCCGCAGGCCTGGGAGCACCAGGACAATATTGACCCGCAGCTGCGGGATTTCTATGAGTACCACTCCTGCCTGATGGAGCCATGGGATGGCCCGGCCGCGGTCGCTTTTACCGATGGCACCCTCATCGGCGCCGTCCTTGACCGCAACGGTCTGCGCCCGGGCCGCATTTGGATTACCGATGACGGCCTGGTGGTCATGGCCTCCGAGGCCGGCGTGCTAGACATTGACCCGGCCAAGGTAGTCAAGCGCACGCGCGTCCGGCCGGGCCGCATGTTCCTCGTCGATACGGAAAACGGCCGCATCGTGGAGGACGATGAAATCAAGCAGCGGCTGGCGACCGCCCACCCGTACGGCGAGTGGATCCGGGACAATTTCGTCCACATCGAGGACCTGCCGCAGACCAGGTATGAGTACATGCCACACAACCGTGCGGTGCTGCGCCAGCGCACCTTCGGCATCACCGAAGAAGACGTGGACCTGATCATCCGCCCGATGGCGCTGACCGGCGCCGAAGCCATTGGCTCCATGGGCTCCGATACCCCAATCGCCGCCCTGTCCGCCCGCCCGCGCATGATCTATGACTTCTTCGCCCAGCGCTTCGCGCAGGTGACCAACCCGCCGCTGGATTCCATCCGCGAGAAGAACATCACCTCCATGTTCACGCTGCTGGGCGCGCAATCGGACGTATTAAACCCGGACGAGACCGCGGCACGCCGCCTGCACCTAGACGGCCCCATCATCGATAACCATCAGCTGGCGACCCTCATCCACGCCAACGATGAGGGCAAGGCTGAAAACTTTGGCGCGGCGGTCATCTCCGGCCTCTACCCCGTGGCGCACCACGGCAAGGGCATGCGCGAGGCCATTGCCCGCGTCCGCCGTGAGGTCTCCGCCGCCATCGCCGACGGTAAGACCCTCATCGTCCTCTCCGACCGCGATTCCGATGAGCGCTTCGCCCCCATCCCATCCCTGCTGCTGACCTCCGCGGTGCACCAGCACCTGGTTGCGGAGCGCACGCGCACCCGCGCTTCCCTGGTCATCGAGTCCGGCGACGCGCGCGAGGTCCACCACCTGGCCATGCTCGTAGGTTTCGGCGCGGACGCCATCAACCCGTACATGGCTTTTGAGACCATCGACGAGCTGCTCATGAAGGGCCAGCTGGGTGAGCTCACCCTGGACCAGGCGTGCGCGAATTACATCTCCGCCGCCACCACCGGCATCCTGAAGGTCATGTCCAAGATGGGCATCGCGGCGGTAAGCTCCTACCGCGGCGCCCAGCTGGCTGACTGCACCGGCCTGCACCAGGACCTGCTGGACGAATACTTCGGTGGCATCGATTCCCCAATCTCCGGCATGCACTTAGAGGACATCGCGGCCGACGTGGAGGCCCGCCACCGTTCCGCTTTCCTTCCCCGTCCGGAGGAAAACGCCCACCGCGATCTTGAGCTTGGCGGGGAATACAAGTGGCGCCGCGAGGGCGAATTCCACCTGTTTAACCCTGAGACCATCTTCAAGCTCCAGCACGCCACGAAGACCGGCCAGTACGCCATCTTCAAGGATTACACCCGCGCGGTCAACGACCAGTCCAAGCGCCTGGCCACCATCCGCGGCATGTTTGAATTCGTGCCGGACCGCCCGCCTATTTCCATCGATGAGGTGGAATCCGTGGCGGACATCGTCAAGCGCTTTTCCACCGGCGCCATGTCTTACGGTTCCATCTCCGCCGAAGCCCATGAGGTCCTGGCCATCGCCATGAACCGCCTGGGCGGCATGTCCAATTCCGGCGAGGGCGGCGAGGACGCCAAGCGCTTCCAGGTTGAGTCCAACGGCGATTGGAAGCGTTCCGCCATCAAGCAGGTGGCCTCCGGACGCTTCGGCGTGACCAGCCACTACCTGAATAACTGCACGGACATCCAGATCAAGATGGCCCAGGGCGCAAAACCGGGTGAGGGCGGCCAGCTGCCGCCCAACAAGGTCTACCCTTGGGTCGCTGAGGTGCGCATCACCACCCCGGGCGTGGGCCTTATCTCCCCACCGCCGCACCACGATATTTACTCCATCGAGGACCTCGCCCAGCTCATCCACGATCTCAAGTGCGCCAACCCGGATGCGCGCATCCACGTCAAGTTGGTTGCGGAGCGCGGCATTGGCGCCGTGGCCGCCGGCGTATCCAAGGCCCACGCTGACGTGGTGTTGGTCTCCGGCCATGACGGCGGTACCGGCGCTTCCCCGTTGACCTCCCTCAAGCATGCGGGCGGCCCGTGGGAGCTGGGGCTGGCCGAGACTCAGCAGACCCTGCTGCTCAACGGCCTGCGTGACCGCATCCGGGTCCAGGCCGATGGCCAGTTAAAGACCGGCCGCGACGTGATCATCGCCGCACTGCTCGGCGCGGAGGAGTACGGTTTCGCCACCGCACCACTGGTGGTCGAGGGCTGCGTCATGATGCGCGTGTGCCACCTGGATACGTGCCCGGTGGGTATTGCCACGCAGAATCCCGAGCTGCGTAAGAAGTTCACCGGCCGCGCCGAGCACGTGGTTAACTTCTTCACCTTCATCGCCGAGGAGGTGCGCGAGTACCTGGCCCAGCTGGGCTTCCGCTCCCTGGATGAGGCCATTGGCCAGGCCCAGGTCCTGCGCCAAAACAAGGAGGTGGGCCATGACCGCGCCCAGAACCTTGACCTGTCCCCCATCTTCGAGCGCGTCGAGTCCCCCCACTTCCGCAACCAGAACCTGCGCCAGACCAAGGAGCAAATCCACGGCCTGGAGAAGAACCTGGACAACAAGATCATCGCGGCGGCGCAGCTGACCATCGATGCCGCGGCCGCGAAGAACTCGGCCAACGCCCCCACGTGGATGGCCGGTGGTGAGAACCCCTCCATCAGCCTGGAATACCCGATCACCAACGTCAACCGTTCCGTGGGCACCATGGTGGGCTCCCGCGTGACCCGCGCCGCGGGCGCTGCGGGCCTGCCCGAGGACACGTTGAACCTCACCTTCCGCGGCTCCGCCGGCAACTCCTTTGGCGCATTCGTGCCAAGGGGCATGACCATGGACCTTGTTGGTGACGCCAATGACTTCGTGGGCAAGGGCCTATCCGGTGGCCGCATCATCGTCCGCCCGGATGAAAAGGCGCCGCGACAGCTCAAGCAGAACCCGGACATCATCGCCGGAAACGTCACGGCCTACGGCGCAACCTCCGGCGAGCTGTTCATCCGCGGGACCGTGGGCGAGCGTTTCTGCGTGCGTAACTCCGGCGCCACCGCCGTGGTTGAGGGCGTGGGCAACCACGGCTGTGAGTACATGACCGGCGGCAAGGTCGTCATCCTCGGCGAGATTGGAGAGAACTTCGGCGCGGGCATGTCAGGCGGCATAGCCTACGTCCTGCGCACGGAGGGCATCGAAAAGCGCCTGAACAAGGACGTGGCTAACGGCATCGAGGAGCTTGAGGACTCAGACGTTGAGTTCCTGTCCAAGGCCATTGCGGAGCACATTGCCCGCACCGGTTCTACCACCACCGCAACGCCTGCGGACATGGTGAAAATTGTCCCTGCGCCGTACCGCCGCGTGCTCGATGTTATCGAGGCAGCCCGCGCGGAGGGCCGCGATGAAAACGAAGCAATCATGGAGGCAGTGAAGTAA
- a CDS encoding glutamate synthase subunit beta, translated as MADPHGFQKFDRQEPAHRPVPLRLMDYKEVYEAAPEGQIEQQARRCMDCGVPFCHEGCPLGNIIPEWNDLVRQDRWEEAFDRLHATNNFPEFTGRLCPAPCEGACVLGINDDAVTIKNVELAIAERSFDEGWVKPIKPSLDTGMTVAVVGSGPAGLAAAQQLTRAGHKVTVFERDDRIGGLMRYGVPEYKMEKKWIDRRLKQMEEEGTEFRTGVSPTATDLNSFDAVILATGTPVPRDLEVDGRELTGIYPAMEYLTWQNRVNEGDYDEPAINAKGKKVVIIGGGDTGTDCFGTALRQGAASVTQFDIRPRAPKNRAASTPWPMYPLLYRTATAHEEGEYIITGDESADEIAALGLAQRAEGDSLGQRVYSVNTVSFHGENGQVKSLRGNEVKVVDGRRVPMEDTDFEMDADLVLIALGFTGAERGGVIHELGVSFDERGRMVRDEEYRAETKPLFPGFKPPVYVAGDNGRGQSLIVWAIAEGRACAAAVDADLMGETALPVAVTPRTAPLGI; from the coding sequence ATGGCCGATCCACACGGATTCCAAAAATTTGACCGTCAGGAGCCCGCTCACCGCCCGGTGCCGCTGCGCCTGATGGATTACAAAGAGGTCTACGAGGCGGCGCCCGAGGGCCAGATTGAGCAGCAGGCGCGCCGCTGCATGGACTGCGGCGTACCGTTCTGCCACGAGGGCTGTCCGCTGGGCAACATCATCCCCGAGTGGAATGACCTGGTGCGCCAGGACCGCTGGGAGGAGGCGTTTGACCGCCTGCACGCAACGAATAACTTCCCGGAGTTCACCGGCCGCCTGTGCCCCGCCCCGTGTGAGGGCGCGTGCGTCTTGGGCATCAATGATGATGCCGTGACCATCAAAAATGTGGAGCTGGCGATTGCCGAGCGCTCCTTTGACGAAGGCTGGGTAAAGCCCATCAAGCCTTCCCTCGACACCGGCATGACGGTTGCGGTGGTAGGCTCCGGCCCGGCCGGTTTGGCGGCTGCGCAGCAATTGACCCGCGCGGGCCACAAGGTGACCGTCTTCGAGCGCGATGACCGCATCGGCGGCCTGATGCGCTACGGCGTGCCCGAGTACAAGATGGAAAAGAAGTGGATTGACCGCCGCCTGAAGCAGATGGAGGAGGAAGGCACCGAGTTCCGCACCGGCGTATCCCCCACCGCCACGGATCTAAATTCCTTTGACGCCGTCATCCTGGCCACCGGCACCCCCGTTCCGCGCGACCTGGAGGTAGACGGCCGCGAGCTCACCGGCATCTACCCCGCGATGGAGTACCTCACCTGGCAAAATCGCGTCAATGAGGGGGACTATGATGAGCCCGCCATCAACGCCAAGGGCAAGAAGGTGGTCATCATCGGCGGCGGCGATACCGGCACTGACTGCTTTGGTACCGCCCTGCGCCAGGGCGCGGCGTCCGTCACCCAGTTCGATATTCGCCCTCGCGCGCCCAAGAACCGCGCGGCGTCTACCCCATGGCCGATGTACCCACTGCTTTATCGCACCGCCACGGCCCACGAGGAGGGTGAGTACATCATCACTGGCGACGAGTCCGCCGATGAGATTGCCGCCCTGGGCCTCGCCCAGCGGGCCGAGGGTGACTCACTGGGCCAGCGCGTCTATTCCGTCAATACCGTGTCATTCCACGGTGAGAATGGTCAGGTAAAGTCCCTGCGCGGTAACGAGGTCAAGGTTGTCGATGGCCGCCGCGTCCCCATGGAGGACACGGACTTTGAGATGGACGCGGACCTGGTTCTCATCGCCCTGGGCTTTACCGGCGCTGAGCGCGGCGGCGTTATCCATGAGTTGGGCGTTTCCTTCGATGAGCGTGGCCGCATGGTCCGCGATGAGGAATACCGCGCCGAGACCAAGCCGCTGTTCCCCGGTTTTAAACCACCGGTCTATGTGGCCGGCGATAACGGCCGCGGCCAGTCCCTCATCGTGTGGGCCATCGCCGAGGGCCGCGCGTGCGCCGCGGCCGTGGACGCTGACCTGATGGGTGAGACCGCGCTACCCGTGGCGGTAACGCCGCGCACCGCCCCGCTGGGGATCTAA